One Rosa chinensis cultivar Old Blush chromosome 5, RchiOBHm-V2, whole genome shotgun sequence genomic region harbors:
- the LOC112163967 gene encoding uncharacterized protein LOC112163967 produces the protein MGVVIIDGTTVKDFVSDEVQFKKSVDERFAALDLNNDGVLSRSELQKAFESMILIETHFGIEVATPPDQLTQLYDSIFDKFDCDQRGTVDLDEFREEMKRLCWQKKR, from the coding sequence ATGGGAGTGGTGATAATTGACGGAACGACGGTGAAGGACTTCGTGAGCGACGAGGTGCAGTTCAAGAAGAGCGTGGACGAGCGTTTTGCTGCTCTGGATCTGAACAACGATGGTGTTCTGTCCCGGTCGGAGCTGCAGAAAGCATTCGAGTCGATGATATTGATCGAGACCCACTTCGGCATAGAAGTGGCGACCCCGCCGGATCAGCTGACGCAGCTCTACGATTCCATATTCGATAAGTTCGACTGCGACCAGAGAGGGACGGTGGATCTGGACGAGTTCAGGGAGGAGATGAAGAGATTATGTTggcaaaaaaaaagatag
- the LOC112201806 gene encoding factor of DNA methylation 4 isoform X2: MSHRSKEEKDKWSDFKYYEDKYYNELKKGSYKIKNSDSTYRCPFCHEKRRQSYQLRELSRHASSIGRGSHSRGIKDEAKHWALKSYIDKYVAVKSRLESADKIERPRELAPKVGGPEQSAVKLEGPRDPAPKREREPAPIRELPIEPAPKRERHLEPAPQTESPRLNDDKLFVWPVMGILANIKTEFKGGKHVGESGSKMKAELTAKGFNPVRVHPLWNFRGHSGFAIVEFENNWEGFNNGMSFEKSFEVERHGKRDYNLMRNKGDQLYGWVARDDDYNSRSIVSDYLCKNGDLKTVSGQQAEEHRKTTKLVSNLKNTLEIKNSHLEEMQNKYHKTANSLNKVVLERDAILKAFNDEREKREQMEKEQLSRILRDHEKAAVQLENQKKELERREKQLQQRRAQNDSERRKLHHDRQMNARATLEQKKADENMLRLAEEQKNQKEELRKKVIQLEKELEKKQALELEIEQMRGALKTMKHMDEDEDEDMDAKKKIDEIEQNLEEKEQEYDAVEALHQALVVKERRNNDEVQEARKELVNGLWDSTSQGNKTRVLIGVKRMGDLDVRPFQIAIKNRYSKKEADVKTLEVCSLWETYLADPNWHPFKIITDKEGHFKEIIDEEDEKLAGLKNELGDEVVQAVVTAMMELNEYNPSGRYSVKELWNYKEGRKAILKEGASYILKQWKLQKGRRRN; encoded by the exons ATGTCTCACAGATCAAAGGAAGAAAAGGATAAGTGGTCTGATTTCAAGTACTATGAGGACAAGTATTATAATGAGTTAAAGAAAGGtagttataaaataaaaaattctgaTTCAACTTACAGATGTCCGTTTTGCCATGAGAAAAGGAGGCAAAGTTACCAACTTAGGGAGCTTTCACGACATGCTTCTTCTATCGGCAGAGGCTCACATAGCAGGGGTATAAAAGATGAAGCCAAGCACTGGGCTTTGAAGAGTTATATAGATAAATATGTTGCTGTGAAGAGTCGGTTAGAATCTGCAGACAAGATAGAACGGCCTAGAGAACTTGCACCCAAGGTAGGAGGACCTGAACAATCTGCAGTCAAGCTAGAAGGGCCTAGAGATCCTGCTCCCAAGAGAGAACGGGAACCTGCACCCATCAGAGAACTTCCTATAGAGCCTGCACCAAAGAGAGAACGCCATTTAGAGCCTGCACCACAGACAGAATCCC CTAGACTGAATGATGATAAATTGTTTGTATGGCCTGTGATGGGCATTTTGGCAAACATTAAAACTGAGTTCAAAGGTGGGAAACATGTTGGCGAAAGTGGTTCTAAAATGAAAGCTGAGTTGACAGCAAAAGGTTTTAACCCTGTGAGGGTTCATCCATTATGGAATTTTCGGGGTCACTCTGGTTTTGCAATTGTTGAATTTGAGAATAACTGGGAAGGTTTCAACAATGGAATGTCCTTTGAGAAAAGTTTTGAAGTTGAGCGCCATGGAAAAAGGGACTATAATCTGATGAGGAATAAAGGAGATCAATTATATGGATGGGTTGCTCGGGATGATGATTACAATTCAAGAAGCATTGTAAGTGATTatctttgcaagaatggagaTTTGAAAACTGTTTCTGGTCAGCAAGCTGAGGAACATAGAAAAACTACAAAGCTTGTATCCAATCTTAAAAACACCTTGGAGATAAAGAATTCACATCTTGAGGAGATGCAAAACAAATATCATAAGACTGCTAATTCCTTAAACAAGGTAGTGCTTGAAAGGGATGCGATACTTAAAGCTTTCAATGACG aaagagagaaaagggaACAAATGGAAAAAGAACAGCTCAGCAGAATATTAAGGGACCATGAGAAAGCCGCAGTGCAGTTGGAAAATCAAAAAAAAGAGCTTGAGCGCCGTGAGAAGCAACTGCAACAACGCAGGGCACAAAATGATAGCGAGAGGaggaaactccatcatgatagGCAAATG AATGCAAGGGCTACACTAGAACAGAAAAAAGCTGATGAAAATATGTTACGGTTGGCTGAAGAACAAAAG AATCAAAAGGAGGAACTTCGTAAAAAAGTCATTCAATTGGAAAAGGAGCTGGAAAAAAAACAAGCACTGGAGCTGGAGATAGAGCAGATGAGAGGTGCTTTAAAGACGATGAAACATatggatgaggatgaggatgaggacATGGATGCCAAGAAGAAGATTGATGAGATCGAACAAAACTTGGAGGAGAAGGAGCAGGAGTATGATGCTGTAGAAGCACTTCATCAAGCGCTTGTGGTCAAGGAGCGGAGAAATAATGATGAAGTGCAGGAGGCTCGCAAGGAGCTAGTCAAT GGATTATGGGATTCAACAAGCCAGGGAAATAAGACCCGTGTTCTTATTGGTGTGAAGAGAATGGGAGACCTTGACGTCAGACCATTTCAGATTGCTATCAAGAACAGATATTCTAAAAAAGAAGCGGATGTGAAGACATTGGAGGTATGCTCTCTTTGGGAGACATATCTTGCGGATCCAAACTGGCATCCATTCAAGATCATTACTGATAAAGAAGGGCATTTTAAG GAGATTatagatgaagaagatgaaaaactGGCAGGTTTGAAGAATGAGCTTGGTGATGAAGTGGTCCAGGCAGTTGTCACTGCCATGATGGAACTGAATGAGTATAATCCCAGTGGCAGGTATTCGGTAAAAGAGCTATGGAACTACAAAGAAGGGAGGAAGGCCATTTTGAAAGAGGGAGCAAGTTATATTCTGAAGCAGTGGAAACTGCAGAAGGGTCGGAGAAGAAACTGA
- the LOC112201806 gene encoding factor of DNA methylation 4 isoform X1: MSHRSKEEKDKWSDFKYYEDKYYNELKKGSYKIKNSDSTYRCPFCHEKRRQSYQLRELSRHASSIGRGSHSRGIKDEAKHWALKSYIDKYVAVKSRLESADKIERPRELAPKVGGPEQSAVKLEGPRDPAPKREREPAPIRELPIEPAPKRERHLEPAPQTESPIDSATKIESSRLNDDKLFVWPVMGILANIKTEFKGGKHVGESGSKMKAELTAKGFNPVRVHPLWNFRGHSGFAIVEFENNWEGFNNGMSFEKSFEVERHGKRDYNLMRNKGDQLYGWVARDDDYNSRSIVSDYLCKNGDLKTVSGQQAEEHRKTTKLVSNLKNTLEIKNSHLEEMQNKYHKTANSLNKVVLERDAILKAFNDEREKREQMEKEQLSRILRDHEKAAVQLENQKKELERREKQLQQRRAQNDSERRKLHHDRQMNARATLEQKKADENMLRLAEEQKNQKEELRKKVIQLEKELEKKQALELEIEQMRGALKTMKHMDEDEDEDMDAKKKIDEIEQNLEEKEQEYDAVEALHQALVVKERRNNDEVQEARKELVNGLWDSTSQGNKTRVLIGVKRMGDLDVRPFQIAIKNRYSKKEADVKTLEVCSLWETYLADPNWHPFKIITDKEGHFKEIIDEEDEKLAGLKNELGDEVVQAVVTAMMELNEYNPSGRYSVKELWNYKEGRKAILKEGASYILKQWKLQKGRRRN; the protein is encoded by the exons ATGTCTCACAGATCAAAGGAAGAAAAGGATAAGTGGTCTGATTTCAAGTACTATGAGGACAAGTATTATAATGAGTTAAAGAAAGGtagttataaaataaaaaattctgaTTCAACTTACAGATGTCCGTTTTGCCATGAGAAAAGGAGGCAAAGTTACCAACTTAGGGAGCTTTCACGACATGCTTCTTCTATCGGCAGAGGCTCACATAGCAGGGGTATAAAAGATGAAGCCAAGCACTGGGCTTTGAAGAGTTATATAGATAAATATGTTGCTGTGAAGAGTCGGTTAGAATCTGCAGACAAGATAGAACGGCCTAGAGAACTTGCACCCAAGGTAGGAGGACCTGAACAATCTGCAGTCAAGCTAGAAGGGCCTAGAGATCCTGCTCCCAAGAGAGAACGGGAACCTGCACCCATCAGAGAACTTCCTATAGAGCCTGCACCAAAGAGAGAACGCCATTTAGAGCCTGCACCACAGACAGAATCCCCTATAGATTCTGCAACCAAGATTGAATCCTCTAGACTGAATGATGATAAATTGTTTGTATGGCCTGTGATGGGCATTTTGGCAAACATTAAAACTGAGTTCAAAGGTGGGAAACATGTTGGCGAAAGTGGTTCTAAAATGAAAGCTGAGTTGACAGCAAAAGGTTTTAACCCTGTGAGGGTTCATCCATTATGGAATTTTCGGGGTCACTCTGGTTTTGCAATTGTTGAATTTGAGAATAACTGGGAAGGTTTCAACAATGGAATGTCCTTTGAGAAAAGTTTTGAAGTTGAGCGCCATGGAAAAAGGGACTATAATCTGATGAGGAATAAAGGAGATCAATTATATGGATGGGTTGCTCGGGATGATGATTACAATTCAAGAAGCATTGTAAGTGATTatctttgcaagaatggagaTTTGAAAACTGTTTCTGGTCAGCAAGCTGAGGAACATAGAAAAACTACAAAGCTTGTATCCAATCTTAAAAACACCTTGGAGATAAAGAATTCACATCTTGAGGAGATGCAAAACAAATATCATAAGACTGCTAATTCCTTAAACAAGGTAGTGCTTGAAAGGGATGCGATACTTAAAGCTTTCAATGACG aaagagagaaaagggaACAAATGGAAAAAGAACAGCTCAGCAGAATATTAAGGGACCATGAGAAAGCCGCAGTGCAGTTGGAAAATCAAAAAAAAGAGCTTGAGCGCCGTGAGAAGCAACTGCAACAACGCAGGGCACAAAATGATAGCGAGAGGaggaaactccatcatgatagGCAAATG AATGCAAGGGCTACACTAGAACAGAAAAAAGCTGATGAAAATATGTTACGGTTGGCTGAAGAACAAAAG AATCAAAAGGAGGAACTTCGTAAAAAAGTCATTCAATTGGAAAAGGAGCTGGAAAAAAAACAAGCACTGGAGCTGGAGATAGAGCAGATGAGAGGTGCTTTAAAGACGATGAAACATatggatgaggatgaggatgaggacATGGATGCCAAGAAGAAGATTGATGAGATCGAACAAAACTTGGAGGAGAAGGAGCAGGAGTATGATGCTGTAGAAGCACTTCATCAAGCGCTTGTGGTCAAGGAGCGGAGAAATAATGATGAAGTGCAGGAGGCTCGCAAGGAGCTAGTCAAT GGATTATGGGATTCAACAAGCCAGGGAAATAAGACCCGTGTTCTTATTGGTGTGAAGAGAATGGGAGACCTTGACGTCAGACCATTTCAGATTGCTATCAAGAACAGATATTCTAAAAAAGAAGCGGATGTGAAGACATTGGAGGTATGCTCTCTTTGGGAGACATATCTTGCGGATCCAAACTGGCATCCATTCAAGATCATTACTGATAAAGAAGGGCATTTTAAG GAGATTatagatgaagaagatgaaaaactGGCAGGTTTGAAGAATGAGCTTGGTGATGAAGTGGTCCAGGCAGTTGTCACTGCCATGATGGAACTGAATGAGTATAATCCCAGTGGCAGGTATTCGGTAAAAGAGCTATGGAACTACAAAGAAGGGAGGAAGGCCATTTTGAAAGAGGGAGCAAGTTATATTCTGAAGCAGTGGAAACTGCAGAAGGGTCGGAGAAGAAACTGA